One part of the Pieris napi chromosome 4, ilPieNapi1.2, whole genome shotgun sequence genome encodes these proteins:
- the LOC125049125 gene encoding calcitonin gene-related peptide type 1 receptor — protein MEDPERIAREQAECDIANNNTDPPPGLFCKGTYDTWLCWPHTPANGTAIAHCPEFVPGFSPELWAHKECTSDGTWWEHPDSGKPWSNYTTCVKAEEDVSEVIILFQTGYSISLIALLISLAILLYFKSLRCARITVHINLFASFALNNALWLAWYGLVVNDADTPKENPPWCQLLNAVLQYALLTNYTWMLCEGLYLHTVLVSAFVSERRLVRVLLAAGWLLPIPSAIIHAARRGAANDPFCWADEGAPRPELAVLVLATVILNLAFLCNIVRVLCTKLRAGGGAGVARPSATALHALRATCLLAPLLGVQYLLTPFRPSREASWWRAYEYVAAIITSLQGLCVAVLYCFCNGEVLAQLRRRWRILTFRPRANSTTNTTVSFVRSGGAGGGDDRV, from the exons ATGGAAGATCCGGAGCGAATTGCTCGGGAGCAAGCAGAGTGTGACATCGCCAACAACAACACGGACCCGCCTCCTG GGTTATTCTGCAAAGGCACATACGATACTTGGCTATGCTGGCCACATACGCCAGCAAACGGCACTGCGATTGCACACTGCCCCGAATTTGTACCCGGATTTAGCCCAGAAT tatGGGCACACAAGGAATGTACATCTGATGGAACGTGGTGGGAACACCCAGATTCTGGAAAGCCTTGGTCTAATTACACCACTTGCGTTAAGGCAGAGGAG GACGTCAGCGAAGTTATAATATTGTTCCAGACAGGCTACAGCATATCTCTCATTGCTCTTCTTATCTCTCTAGCTATTCTGTTATATTTCAA AAGTCTTCGCTGCGCCAGAATAACAGTGCATATAAACTTATTTGCGTCGTTCGCATTGAACAATGCGTTGTGGTTGGCTTGGTACGGCCTTGTAGTCAACGATGCAGACACTCCAAAGGAAAACCCGCCCTGGTGCCAACTCCTCAACGCTGTACTCCAATACGCTCTTCTCACCAACTACACCTGGATGTTATGCGAAGG ATTATATCTCCACACAGTTCTAGTCAGCGCGTTTGTCTCGGAGCGACGCTTAGTCAGAGTTCTCCTGGCAGCCGGATGGCTCCTACCCATACCTTCAGCAATAATTCACGCGGCAAGACGTGGGGCTGCCAACGATCCCTTCTGCTGGGCGGATGAAGGTGCACCAAGACCGGAGTTAGCAGTTCTAGTTCTTGCGACTGTGATTCTGAATCTTGCGTTTTTGTGTAACATAGTGAGAGTGTTGTGTACTAAGTTAAGGGCGGGCGGCGGGGCGGGAGTCGCGAGGCCTTCTGCGACTGCCCTTCATGCACTAAGGGCTACCTGCTTGCTGGCGCCGCTTTTGG GTGTTCAATACCTGCTGACACCATTCCGGCCCAGCCGTGAAGCCAGCTGGTGGCGGGCCTACGAGTACGTGGCAGCCATTATTACGTCGTTGCAAGGTCTTTGCGTGGCTGTGCTGTACTGCTTTTGTAATGGCGAAGTGCTGGCCCAGCTCCGGAGACGATGGAGAATTCTCACCTTCAGGCCAAGAGCTAACTCCACTACTAATACTACAGTCTCT TTTGTACGGTCCGGCGGGGCGGGCGGAGGCGATGACCGCGTGTGA